tacattctcaatcaaattctattgtgtttaatcatgtctattcttaaatctcctgaccaaattaaaagctaatcaatcaaagtaaattctcaattgattatagttgaaattattactaatcaatcaaaatacattctcaattgatagtaaaaaccatttaatcatatgaaagttcctaaattaaatcaaagtagattctcaatttaaacctaaaaaccctaaaactcatataatcaatatgcatgtagattcaaacacattatgatgcaaaaatcattgcttttaacaagatagagagatgaaagacatagagagagaacaacttaaagcaataatcaaaataaacaattgcattaactcaatctaacctcagaatccataatggaattacagcagaataacCCTAGATGCTTAggtctccatgaatggagttgaatacaagatgaaataagagagagagaattggtgaatgaatgaatgaagtgcaGTCCCCTTTCTGCCTCCCTTGGGTCtatttatataggcttgattgggcttggactctgaatagtttgttgataagatcttttctgttgatatattatatcttccaaataactaaaagatttgaataattataacattatttggaagatattttcggttgatattctctaattaaattaatttaacaactgaattttatcttttaacttttctaactttccaaaattgcccAAATGCCCTGAAACTTTCCCTATCTGCACTTTAACCCCTTCTGAATTTCTCAAAATTGTAGGAAAACCCCTCAGTTGACCACTCTTTGACCAGATTCAAACATCATTGACCATTTTTGACTCAAGACTACGCGCCCAATGGGAGCTCGACACGTGTCAGGCTCCTCcctacccaaaattagggttcagaatTGGGAAAGGGCTTCCCCCTACGTTCCCGCTTCCGCCGCTGTGGAGAAGAAACTCGTGGTGGTGGAGTTCTGCAGGTGGTGCGACGGCacagaggaagaagatggtggCCATGGCGGAATCGCGATTGGGTTCCGAGAATGGAGAAGGAGCTCGGTTGCGTCAATGGCTGCCTTTGGTTCTTTGTGTTTCTTTGCAGGTTCTGATGCGGTGATGGAGGAAAGGTTCACGGCGTGGTGGTGGCACGACAGTGACGACAGCTGTTGATGGTTGCGTCAATGGTGCGCGAGAAGCGTGGCGTCGCGGCGGCCATGGATGTCGCGCTTTGGTGTTGGCGGCGCGACGAGGAAGATGGTGGCCTGAAGATTGTCCGGTCATGGCAGCGgcgtgatgatgatgatttcAGAGGAGGAGAGGTGCTGTGGTGGCGGGAATGGTGGTCGCCGCAACGGCGCGGCGGCTTCGAACTCTTGCGTGAAGGAGAGAGTACTCTCGTGGTGGTGCTGCTGGCGGCGCTTGGTTGCGGCAAGATGGTGACCGACGGTGGTTGTGTGTGACGGCTCGACGGCGTTGAGGTTAGAGGCGAAGCGGCGCGGCGGCAGTTGACGATGGTACGGCGGAAGCGGAACGGCGGCTTACGGCATTGGCGGCTAGGGTTTTTGTGGagaaggtggaagatgatgctcaTGGGTCAGGGCTGAGGTGGCGTGTTCTGACTGGTTCACTAGTGAGTGCAAGGATCAGTGATGTGGCATCATCTGAGTGGTTCAATCTGTTAGTGGTGGACTGctacgtggcatgatctggtgaagtttggcttaggaggggtatgggtaggaaaatttaggaggtgtagtagaaaaggcttagtgtttgggcttggttgttggcctgtttcagaaataggagtgtatgtagaaattttaggaggtgcaagggtaaagtctgtcagtttggcccatttgtatattattttcgaaataaaatctgattttgggccttgaattgccatttggaccaataaaacttatattttcagctgcataaataaacattagaacatccaagaataatttatgcgctaaaacttactttttacgtctctttatttcccaaacccaataattccaatcatcacaaattcacttaaaatcaaccatttaaacacaattatcccatcaaaattttaattttcaaacataaatgtgggcataaatatgtaCTCATCACCTATCTTTGGATAGATTTTATTATTGACATATAAAACCTTATAATTATCACACATTACCATCATAAGTGCATATACAATCCGACCAAATATTAATCTTTCTTTGAACCGATCAATACTCGCAtgaatatacataaatataaatattcataatttcTCTAAGAACTAATTCGGATAAAGAAGATTCACTTTGGTGATTTCTTAATTATCAATAGCtcatttaaaagttataaacaagacccaaattgaattttatttatccctaattaattattaattttactttcatttatttttaattaattattaattttactttactttagaattttaattttaaaattcataaagtCAGAAAATCAGATCCTCTAAAATCCAAATCCATATTCAAACATCCAAAATTGGATCTACCAAAATGGATCTGCACCAGATGGGGCCTAGGCCACTACCCGCAAGCCCACAATGAGTTGACAGACGCCATGAACGAGAGAGCGTCGTCGTGGAACCACCATCGAAACCCCTCTGCGAGAGAACCAGATCGGAAGAGAAACCACACTACGACAGAGCGCGAACAACATTGGCAGCAGAAACCCCCACCAAACTCACTGTGAGCCACCCTGAGGAACGCATCTCCTGCTTCTTTTCGTCACGGTCCAGATcgagggaagaagaaggagtcGCGACTCAGAACCTCCAGGAACTAGATCTGTGAACGATTCACGAACCAAATCGCCGCAATGCTGGTTCTCCGCCTTAACAGAGATCGGGAAGGGAGAAGAAGACATTACGCCTCCATTGCCCTCTAAACCGCGAAGCAACGTTCCAGAACGACTTCTCGAATCTCGTCACTTACTAAGATAAGACGATTGTGCTCCTTCGTCAATGGCGAGAGCGCCATCCGAAACCAAAACTATCGTCGCGAAGCCTCCTCCACCTGCAGAAAAACAGAACCAAAACCACCACAAAAGACGAAGGCCAAAAGTGTCCTGGAATCAGCTACTGTCACAACCCATTTAACCTCGCAACTTACCACCGTGACGCAGCGAGGAAGCACCAGAAGAAGTCCCAGTGGTGGCAGCAGTAGTAGAACCGCGAAAGAGATGGTGGCACAGCAGAAGTGAAAAAAACACATTGGGGATTTTTCCCAAATTAGGGTTCAAATTGAGAAGTTTTTCCCAATGTAGAGGATTAAAGTCCATAAACATACAATTTTATGATAAACTTTAGGGTTTCCAGAATTGGGTTTATTATTAAGCTAATTGATTTAGGTTTATGATACCAGAGAATATCAACTAGggaattttattatcataatccaaacattcaaatatagCATTCATTAATAGACCAAGAATTTGTTGCagattataaacaattaaatgaaaaccCCCAAAATTTATAACcattttttctcataaaattgGAGAGATCAAATATCAAAGGTTTCTGCCGATTAATCACTAATATGCTTTGATATTAATCACTAATAtgctttgataccaattgttaattttttatgattgacaaattaataattaataaacaataaatctTTAACATGAGCAGTTCCCAAACGGAAACCAAGAATTAAACATTAGGAACAATTAACAAACAACTTAAATTGGTCTCTTATATTCTGACTGTAGAAGACCGTTAGTTTCCTCTTGATTTTCTCTTGTGATGggataaaaagaaagaatcagGAATGATTAGATGTGCTTGGGGATCATGACCCTTTAAATGATCTTTaacaattacttttttttagtttcaataACTATAATTTGACCCCttcaagaaattaaatataCCTTTCATGACAAAATACCCTTAGtcatatttatcttaattagaTCACTTTATAAAGTTggctaataaaatataatggtcCTAACACATTTAAtagttgttatatatatatatatatatatatatatatatatatatatatatatatatatatatatatatatatatatgtgtgtgtgtgtgtgtgtgtgcgcgcGTGTGTGTGCGCGTGTGTGTGACCCAAATTTCTAACAATAAAGATTATCTATCTGAATGTCTTATGCCTTCCCTCAATTAATCAATTGCATTTAGGACTAATAAGTTAGTCATTGatctaaaaaaattgtaaaatgtgTGCTTTTTGTGATGTCATTGTTCGAATTGGACTTGAGATGAGACAACATATTTCTGTAAGAAAAAAAAGGCCTTATATCTCAAGCCAAGAGCGGGGTAATTGTATTAACCCTTTTTAATGAtctttttgaaatctttatgAGGTCTTGgcttcttgaaatcaataaacaaatagTAATGAATTGACAAATACAGAAAGATCAAGCACACAGACAATCTATATTGTTTTAGCTATCACAAGCTTACATTCAGTCCTCCTTCAACAATTTTAGTTGAAGggatttcactataatgattgagTATACAAGAATAAAGAGACAACTCTTTCAATGTACTCCTCTCGCCACTCAAAATCAATATAGCAACCCAAGAGATGAACAACCTCAATCTCTTACAAATACAAAGAGCAATCCCAACTCTTAACCCCTAGCTATACCCGCACAAGTACACAATACAAATTGTTTGACAAACCTGATCTTGAATACACACTCTCCAAGTGCAGATTGAATCATTCAGCTTttgcttcattttttttaactggaCAGTCAGACTTGATGTGTCCAACTTTACCGCATTCATAGCATGTTGATGCaacaacaactttttctttcctCATTTCATTGCTCTAAGAtctaattttttagtttaagaATTAGCTTCTTCAACATGTCTTTTGAGGTTGTTTTGCTTGTTGTCTTGAGAGCAATTGTATGTTTTTGTTCtcgttcttcctcttctttcaaTCTCCTAAGTTCAAGCTTATGttctcttaattttcaaaataggCTGACCATGTTCATTGTAGTCAAGTCTCATGATTCAGATATAGTAGTGACCTTAGGCTACCAACTCCTattcaaacttttcaaaatcttgATATTTATCTCTTCTTTGTCAAATGTCTTCCCAAGAGCAAGAATGTGGTTTACAATGTGAGTGAACCTCTTTTGCACATCATATATTGTCTCATCACttttcatcctgaacatttcgtactGTTGGATCAAAAAATTCTTCCTTGCTCTCTTGACTTCATTGGTGCCTTCATGAGCTACTTCCAAGATATCCCACATTTCCTTGGTTGTTGCACACATGgaaattctataaaaattataaatagtaaGTGCAGAAGAAATGATGTTCTTGGCTCTAACATGATAGTGAgctcttttattttcatcagCATTCCAATCCGAAAAATCTTTAACCTTGGTTTTTCCATTCTCATCTTTGGTTGGTTCAAAGGCCATTTATCACGGCATCCCATACTCCTTTGTCTACTGATTCCAAGAAGATTTTCATTATGATCTTCCAATAGGGATAATTCTCACCTGaaaatagtggtggtctatttgtaGATGCACCTTCTCTAAAGGTTTGAGATATATTGGCCATAGGatcaatttaatcgattaagttgTGAAcaaaatcgattaaaattcgAGTAATTTCAAATTACCAGATTTGGTGCCAATTGTAACAAAATAAAGGCCTTATACCTCAAGCCAAGATGAAGGGTGAAGTGAATTAACCTTTTTTAATGatctttttaaaatctttatgaTTTCTTGGCTtcttgaaattaataaaaaaatagtaattaatcaACAAGTAGAGAAAGAGTAGAGAAAGATCAAACACACAAACAATCTATACTGGTTTGGCTATCACTAGCCTACATCCAAtcctccttcaacaaccttagttgaagggatTCCACTATAATGATTGAGTATACAAGAATGCAGAGACAAACCTCTCAATACACTCCTCTTACCACTCAAAATCAATATAGCAACCCAAGAGATGAATAACCTCAACCTCTTACAAATACAAAGAGAAATCTCAGCTCTTAACACCTGTCTATACCTGCACAGGTACACTCTCCAAGTGCATATTGAAATAGAATCACTTTAGCACAACGTCTTGAATGAATCTTGATGTGTAATCAACCAATGAAGCTTAGATCCTCTAAGAATGTGTCTTGATATCACCTGTAATCAAAGCTCAAGAAGAATGTTAGTATTTGAAAATTGTAACGTTATGGAAATAGGTTTCAAGACACATATATATAGGATTTTCAAATCCTGTCGcattataatttatgttaattgCATAATCAGTTATGCTTTTTCTCTAATTTAACAGATTATCCTAtgtgtataatcgattatttaaagaCTTAAGCCTATTATTGATTCATTCAATAGTCTTAAGATATTAGGTTATTTATGTAATGGATTAGACTATttctctgttttaatcgattaacaagcttatgtaatcgattatttccgCACTTAGCCATATTAGCCATCCATTTTCCATCCTTAACAAATTATCTCACTTATAACACATTATGCATTTTCTCTGTTTTAATTGGTTATGTACcttgtataatcgattacaataaaGTAGTTTGCCCCAGTTAAGCTTTGTAAGTGATCtgacaaaattttacaaattatatacctggtttaatcgattatttatacTAGAAATGAGATTATCAATATGTTTTAAGCTTGATTCATTCAACATTAATAACTTCAATCATCTAAAacaaacatgataaaaatataaacatttgtTATTTCagttgttgtgcaagaaaccattaatgatcaatcaattgttcataataaaaaactaagatATAAAGAGGTtaagctccccctatcaacaatttcCATTTAAAAGCATtcatcattatattttttcaagtaGGACAAGTTCGTTACAAGACAAGCTTGTCTAGTCGAAACCTTGGTCTTGGTTTtgaattttaactaaataacaTAAAACGAAGAAGTCTTTATGTATGGAAAGCTAACTCTAACTAGAAAAACTCTTAAACCACCCTTAGGACAGGAAACCAATCTTTAGGACCCTCTAATAGGAAACCATAAACTAGAAGACCAACCTCAGGATAGAAAACACTAGGCTAGAAAAACCTCAACTTAAGATAGGAAACCAACCTTTGTTCAACACCAAGATAGAACAGCTAGAAACACCTTAACCCTAGTTAGGAAACCAACCTTtagaaaacaataacaaaaacctTAACCTGAGTTAGGATACCAACCTTCAATTTGAGACTAGGACAAGAAGAACACCAAGCCAAGAACTAATGAAATCAACTCCTCACAAATgtagaatagaaaaaaaaagtaggaaCAATCAATAGGATAAAACTCTACCTAAAAAGAACATGTCTAAAAGTTATAAGTGGTCGTCTAAggaaaaaagattaaaaaacaacaaaattaggTTAAGAAACTTAAgacaaaaacacaagaaaaaaacttaaatgttaAACACAAAAACTAGAACCTGAACCCCAAacataggaaaacacttagaGGTCATAGGAAATAGGAAAACATCTAGGCTAAAACACCCAGACGCATGGCTAGACGATGTCTTGTCTAAAAACGTCCAAGAGAGATTGAGTTAAACGCTTAATGCTTATAAT
This window of the Vigna angularis cultivar LongXiaoDou No.4 chromosome 7, ASM1680809v1, whole genome shotgun sequence genome carries:
- the LOC108336865 gene encoding uncharacterized protein LOC108336865 → MAFEPTKDENGKTKVKDFSDWNADENKRAHYHVRAKNIISSALTIYNFYRISMCATTKEMWDILEVAHEGTNEVKRARKNFLIQQYEMFRMKSDETIYDVQKRFTHIVNHILALGKTFDKEEINIKILKSLNRSW